One genomic window of Comamonas serinivorans includes the following:
- a CDS encoding SDR family NAD(P)-dependent oxidoreductase → MTFTITDLSGRIAAITGAGQGVGREVALHFAKSGAKAVIVNDFYAERANAVVQEIEALGLGTRAVAAVFDVTRLDDVKTALAEAAQAAGGPIDILVNNAGNAGVNPDPDARKHFWEVGEAAWDSFIRVNFYGVINCTAAVVPGMIEQNAGRIITIISDAGRVGEPNLEIYSGAKAGAAGFMRGAAKALARHNITANCVAIAATATPAISARMEANPDAKKKMLSHYVVRRMGEPTDIANMVLFLASGASSWITGQTYPVNGGYSFNL, encoded by the coding sequence ATGACTTTCACCATCACCGACCTCAGCGGGCGAATCGCCGCCATCACTGGCGCAGGCCAGGGCGTGGGCCGCGAAGTGGCCTTGCACTTTGCCAAGAGCGGCGCCAAGGCCGTCATCGTCAACGACTTCTATGCCGAGCGCGCCAACGCCGTGGTGCAGGAGATCGAGGCACTGGGCCTGGGCACCCGGGCCGTGGCTGCCGTGTTCGACGTCACGCGGCTGGACGACGTCAAGACCGCCCTGGCCGAGGCCGCGCAGGCCGCCGGCGGCCCCATCGACATCCTGGTGAACAACGCGGGCAATGCCGGCGTCAACCCCGACCCCGATGCGCGCAAGCATTTCTGGGAGGTGGGCGAAGCCGCGTGGGACAGCTTCATCCGCGTGAACTTCTACGGCGTCATCAACTGCACGGCCGCGGTGGTGCCCGGCATGATCGAGCAAAACGCTGGCCGCATCATCACCATCATCTCGGACGCTGGCCGCGTGGGCGAGCCCAACCTCGAGATCTACTCCGGCGCCAAGGCCGGCGCGGCCGGGTTCATGCGCGGTGCGGCCAAGGCCCTCGCGCGCCACAACATCACGGCCAACTGCGTGGCGATTGCAGCCACGGCCACGCCAGCCATCTCGGCGCGCATGGAGGCCAACCCCGACGCCAAGAAGAAGATGCTGTCGCACTACGTGGTGCGGCGCATGGGCGAGCCCACGGACATCGCCAACATGGTGCTGTTCCTGGCCTCGGGCGCCAGCTCCTGGATCACCGGGCAGACCTACCCGGTCAATGGCGGCTATTCCTTCAATCTTTGA
- a CDS encoding crotonase/enoyl-CoA hydratase family protein, protein MSTQPVALLDKRDGVAIVTLNRPEVKNACNNALGVALQEIFDDIEDDKRCFVAVIHGAGGNFSTGADLKEAASGVKRTRLHRGGFGCFKYPLKKPTIAAVEGYAVGGGFELALTCDLVVAASDAKFGLPEVKHNLVAIGGGLFRLPKKIPYNIAFEMALTGKIQGVDFLQPYGILNRVTAPGQALDAALTLAQEMLANGPTALAATKQIMSKAFEWPELDAWDLQMPVAVAALQSRDRVEGLKAFAEKRKPVWSGE, encoded by the coding sequence ATGAGCACCCAACCCGTAGCATTGCTCGACAAGCGCGATGGCGTCGCCATCGTCACGCTCAACCGCCCCGAGGTGAAGAACGCTTGCAACAACGCCCTGGGGGTCGCGCTGCAGGAAATCTTCGACGACATCGAAGACGACAAGCGCTGCTTCGTTGCCGTGATCCACGGCGCGGGTGGCAACTTTTCAACCGGTGCCGACCTGAAGGAAGCCGCCAGCGGCGTCAAACGCACGCGGCTGCACCGCGGCGGCTTCGGCTGCTTCAAGTACCCGCTCAAAAAGCCGACCATCGCCGCGGTCGAAGGCTACGCCGTGGGCGGCGGCTTTGAGCTGGCGTTGACCTGCGACCTGGTGGTGGCGGCTTCCGATGCGAAGTTCGGCCTGCCCGAGGTCAAGCACAACCTGGTCGCCATCGGTGGCGGCCTGTTCCGCCTGCCCAAGAAGATTCCCTACAACATCGCCTTCGAAATGGCCTTGACCGGGAAGATCCAAGGCGTGGACTTCCTCCAGCCCTACGGCATCCTGAACCGCGTCACCGCGCCCGGACAGGCGCTGGACGCCGCGCTGACCCTGGCGCAAGAGATGCTGGCCAATGGCCCCACGGCCCTGGCCGCGACCAAGCAGATCATGAGCAAGGCCTTCGAGTGGCCTGAGCTGGACGCCTGGGACCTGCAGATGCCGGTCGCCGTCGCAGCCCTGCAGTCGCGCGACCGCGTCGAAGGCCTCAAGGCCTTTGCCGAAAAGCGCAAGCCCGTCTGGTCGGGTGAGTGA
- a CDS encoding Bug family tripartite tricarboxylate transporter substrate binding protein, with translation MQRRDALRAAALGTLGGLASGWLTPAQAQASALNVIMPIGGGTGADTSTRLLADVIGRELKRSVVIENKPGADTMIATQHVLSGSSDGSRVLFTSPSNMVIVPLVNKRLNFNPAAQLQPVITAMRGGTSLVVKSGRFKDLAEFVAAAKRAPGQVSLATYGGHYYKLLGLMIQRELGIELNLAPYKDPAPAVNDVVGGNVDAMLSDASGAREFFRAGKTHILAQTHGRRPQAFHDVPTFQELGHPGLVAYIWTGFAVKAGTPPEVVAQLYQSFSRALKSKEYVDYMAANSSGAEVVDLDPEQTRQYLDAERKRFAALIDKTGYTA, from the coding sequence ATGCAACGACGCGACGCATTGCGGGCTGCCGCCCTGGGCACTCTGGGCGGCTTGGCCTCGGGCTGGCTGACCCCGGCACAGGCGCAGGCGAGCGCCCTGAACGTCATCATGCCGATTGGCGGCGGCACCGGCGCCGACACCAGCACGCGCCTGCTGGCCGATGTGATCGGCCGCGAGCTGAAGCGCTCGGTGGTGATCGAGAACAAGCCTGGCGCCGACACCATGATCGCCACCCAGCATGTGCTGTCGGGCAGCAGCGACGGCAGCCGCGTGCTGTTCACCTCGCCCAGCAACATGGTGATCGTGCCGTTGGTCAACAAGCGGCTCAACTTCAACCCGGCCGCGCAGCTGCAACCGGTCATCACCGCCATGCGCGGCGGCACCTCGCTGGTGGTCAAAAGCGGCCGCTTCAAGGATCTGGCCGAGTTCGTGGCTGCCGCCAAACGGGCGCCCGGCCAAGTCTCGCTGGCCACGTATGGCGGCCACTATTACAAGCTGCTGGGCCTGATGATCCAGCGTGAACTCGGCATCGAGCTCAACCTGGCGCCCTACAAGGATCCGGCCCCGGCCGTGAACGACGTGGTGGGCGGCAACGTGGACGCCATGCTCAGCGATGCCAGCGGTGCGCGCGAGTTCTTCCGCGCCGGCAAGACCCACATCCTGGCGCAGACCCACGGGCGCCGGCCCCAGGCCTTCCACGACGTGCCCACCTTCCAGGAGTTGGGCCACCCTGGCCTGGTCGCCTACATCTGGACCGGCTTTGCTGTGAAGGCCGGCACACCGCCTGAGGTGGTGGCCCAGCTGTACCAGTCGTTTTCCCGCGCGCTCAAGTCCAAGGAGTACGTGGACTACATGGCGGCCAACAGCTCGGGCGCCGAGGTGGTCGACCTCGACCCCGAACAGACGCGCCAGTACCTGGACGCCGAACGCAAGCGCTTTGCCGCGCTGATCGACAAGACCGGCTACACGGCCTGA
- a CDS encoding NAD(P)H-dependent flavin oxidoreductase, producing the protein MSLSPALAARLRLPLIAAPMLRVSGPDLVAAACASGVIGAFPTVNARGSAELDAWLTRIHARLAEVPGPVAPVCPNIIMRRQTTLADDLAVLLHHRVEMVIASVGSPEAVIQPLHDIGCQVFADVASIRHAEKALAVGADGLVLLTAGAGGQTGWANPFAFVRAVRAMFDGPIVLSGGMSDGAALWAARALGCDLAMMGTRFIATPESMAGQPHKAMLVDSRLDDVMLTQAFTGLDANMLRPSIVAAGLDPRGLEGKVSPERARELFSAHGQEATGPKRWVDIWSAGHSVSGVTGVQPVAELVEQLAHEYQAARAQAHALA; encoded by the coding sequence ATGAGTTTGTCTCCCGCCTTGGCCGCACGCCTGCGCCTGCCGCTGATTGCCGCCCCCATGTTGCGCGTGTCCGGCCCCGACCTGGTAGCCGCCGCGTGCGCCAGCGGCGTGATCGGCGCCTTCCCCACCGTCAACGCCCGCGGCAGCGCCGAGCTGGATGCATGGCTCACACGCATCCACGCCCGGCTGGCCGAGGTGCCCGGCCCCGTGGCGCCCGTCTGTCCCAACATCATCATGCGGCGCCAGACCACCCTGGCCGACGACCTGGCGGTGCTGCTGCACCACCGCGTCGAGATGGTGATCGCCAGCGTGGGCTCGCCCGAAGCGGTGATTCAGCCGCTGCACGACATCGGCTGCCAGGTATTTGCCGACGTGGCCTCGATTCGCCATGCCGAGAAGGCGCTGGCGGTAGGTGCCGACGGCCTGGTGCTGCTGACGGCCGGCGCCGGCGGGCAGACCGGCTGGGCCAACCCCTTCGCCTTTGTGCGCGCGGTACGCGCCATGTTCGACGGGCCCATCGTGCTGTCCGGCGGCATGTCCGACGGCGCAGCACTGTGGGCCGCACGCGCACTGGGTTGTGACCTGGCCATGATGGGCACCCGCTTCATCGCCACGCCCGAAAGCATGGCAGGCCAGCCCCACAAGGCCATGCTGGTCGACAGTCGCCTGGACGACGTGATGCTGACCCAGGCCTTCACAGGCCTGGACGCCAACATGCTGCGGCCGTCCATCGTGGCAGCCGGCCTGGACCCCCGGGGGCTGGAAGGCAAGGTCTCACCCGAACGGGCCCGCGAGCTGTTCAGCGCACACGGCCAGGAGGCCACCGGCCCCAAACGCTGGGTGGACATCTGGAGCGCCGGCCACAGCGTGTCCGGGGTAACCGGCGTGCAGCCCGTGGCCGAGCTGGTCGAGCAGCTGGCCCACGAATACCAGGCCGCCCGGGCTCAGGCCCACGCCTTGGCTTGA
- a CDS encoding class I adenylate-forming enzyme family protein gives MRLADYFDKAVRTGTREHALVEGDVRISHLEVQAQVHAIANAMDADADIRPGAHVAIYCPNHWRVPVLLLAINRADRVRLPVHTRNPLAVNLEVLAFMDCEVLFFHSRFEHEVAEMRAALPRLRRVICIDAESAHGPSLAAWSAPHQRPYLSQMEDPMAPAFLQPTGGTTGPSKAAIHTHRSAEMMLIGNRLSGDHDAHHTYLAVAPLTHAGGTAALHTLCAGNTVVVLDDTSPAAILDAIERHGVTHFFLPPTLFYLLLAELERAPRALPSLRQLGVGAAPVSPDKVKQATRMLGPIVAEGYGQTECGAPVTRKVPADYIHADGRFDEVALRSAGKAVDTVWVEIMDDQGRLLPAGERGEIVVRGGSLMLGYYKNEAETARIDAFGWRHTGDVGVKDERGFLTIVDRVKDMIVTGGFNVYPAQVERVILEFDAVQECAVVGVPDDTWGEAVKAVVELKPGQTLDEGEVIALCKARLGGVYAPKSVEVWPSIPRSAVGKTLRREVREAFWRQHWRAV, from the coding sequence ATGAGACTGGCCGACTACTTCGACAAAGCCGTGCGCACCGGCACGCGCGAACACGCCCTGGTGGAAGGCGATGTGCGCATCAGCCACCTCGAGGTGCAAGCCCAGGTGCACGCCATCGCCAACGCGATGGATGCCGATGCCGACATCCGCCCCGGCGCCCACGTGGCCATCTACTGCCCCAACCACTGGCGGGTGCCGGTGCTGCTGCTGGCCATCAACCGGGCCGACCGCGTCCGCCTGCCCGTGCACACGCGCAACCCGCTGGCCGTGAACCTGGAGGTGCTGGCCTTCATGGACTGCGAGGTGCTGTTCTTCCACAGCCGTTTCGAGCACGAGGTGGCCGAGATGCGCGCCGCGTTGCCCCGCCTGCGCCGCGTGATCTGCATCGACGCCGAATCGGCCCATGGCCCCAGCCTGGCGGCCTGGAGCGCGCCGCACCAGCGGCCCTACCTCTCACAGATGGAAGACCCGATGGCGCCGGCCTTTCTGCAGCCTACCGGCGGCACCACGGGCCCGTCGAAAGCCGCCATCCACACCCACCGCAGCGCCGAAATGATGCTGATCGGCAACCGGCTCAGCGGCGATCACGATGCCCACCACACCTACCTGGCTGTGGCCCCGCTGACCCACGCCGGTGGCACCGCAGCCCTGCACACGCTGTGCGCGGGCAACACCGTGGTGGTGCTGGACGACACCTCTCCCGCCGCGATCCTCGACGCCATCGAGCGGCATGGCGTGACCCATTTCTTCCTGCCGCCCACGCTGTTCTACCTGCTGCTGGCCGAGCTGGAGCGCGCCCCCCGCGCCCTGCCCTCGCTGCGGCAGCTGGGCGTGGGTGCGGCGCCTGTGTCCCCCGACAAGGTCAAGCAGGCGACGCGCATGCTGGGGCCCATCGTGGCCGAGGGCTATGGCCAGACCGAATGCGGGGCGCCAGTCACGCGCAAGGTTCCCGCCGACTACATCCACGCCGATGGCCGCTTCGACGAGGTCGCGCTGCGGTCCGCCGGCAAGGCCGTGGACACGGTCTGGGTCGAAATCATGGACGACCAGGGCCGGCTGCTGCCAGCCGGCGAACGCGGCGAAATCGTGGTACGCGGGGGCTCGCTGATGCTGGGCTACTACAAGAACGAGGCCGAGACGGCCCGCATCGACGCCTTCGGCTGGCGCCACACCGGCGACGTGGGCGTCAAGGACGAGCGCGGCTTCCTCACCATCGTGGACCGCGTGAAGGACATGATCGTGACCGGCGGCTTCAACGTCTACCCGGCGCAGGTCGAGCGCGTGATCCTGGAGTTCGACGCCGTGCAGGAATGCGCCGTGGTCGGCGTGCCCGACGACACCTGGGGCGAAGCGGTCAAGGCCGTGGTCGAGCTCAAACCCGGGCAGACCCTCGACGAGGGCGAGGTCATCGCGCTGTGCAAGGCCAGGCTCGGTGGTGTCTACGCCCCCAAATCGGTGGAGGTCTGGCCCAGCATCCCGCGCAGCGCCGTCGGCAAGACGCTGCGCCGTGAGGTGCGCGAGGCCTTCTGGCGTCAGCACTGGCGCGCGGTCTGA
- a CDS encoding M16 family metallopeptidase: MVQPPDNRGAAVLRQLANGVRLLAVPMPHVQSVSVGVFLRVGSRDETPATNGISHVLEHMAFKGTATRTVQAINLDAERLGADVNAFTGKDSTAYFMTGLGWHADQLLRMTADIVLNSTFPESELQRELEVIRQEAIEYDEDPQDSADDLLDRAIWGDAAMGMPVIGTLANIEGFTRSDLVRHVQTHYVAQKTVVAAAGNFDVEAWMALAAELFGAMPAAPDAAVAQPPAPTAYVGQTVARRFTQVSQVFLNIAYPVAPAQPDALPQQRWRLVAALAANLFGSGMSSPLVDTIREQLGLAYTANASIDKGDVWGNFVVHAVTTPDKLDALVAATGELLRAQAAAIDPVHLERARNQLTVSRVRAAERPYATMEQAVEELLASDNVLPMADALAMIEDINADEVRAVFERMLAHAPALAITGKGASAKRARQLAVSLAQAQGA; encoded by the coding sequence ATGGTGCAGCCTCCTGACAACCGCGGTGCTGCGGTCCTGCGTCAACTTGCGAACGGTGTGCGCCTGCTGGCTGTCCCGATGCCGCATGTGCAAAGCGTTAGCGTGGGGGTCTTCCTGCGAGTCGGCTCGCGCGACGAGACGCCGGCCACCAACGGCATCAGCCACGTGCTGGAGCACATGGCGTTCAAGGGCACGGCCACGCGCACCGTGCAGGCGATCAACCTGGACGCCGAGCGGCTGGGCGCCGACGTCAACGCCTTCACCGGCAAGGACAGCACGGCCTACTTCATGACCGGCCTGGGCTGGCATGCCGACCAGCTGCTGCGCATGACGGCCGACATCGTGCTCAACAGCACCTTCCCGGAGAGTGAGCTACAGCGCGAACTGGAAGTGATCCGGCAAGAAGCCATCGAGTACGACGAAGACCCGCAGGACAGCGCCGACGACCTGCTGGACCGCGCCATCTGGGGCGATGCCGCCATGGGCATGCCCGTGATCGGCACCCTCGCCAACATCGAGGGCTTCACGCGCAGCGACCTGGTGCGCCATGTGCAGACGCATTACGTGGCGCAGAAGACGGTCGTGGCTGCGGCCGGCAACTTCGACGTCGAGGCCTGGATGGCGCTGGCCGCGGAGCTGTTCGGGGCCATGCCGGCTGCGCCCGATGCAGCGGTGGCCCAGCCCCCGGCGCCCACTGCTTACGTCGGCCAGACCGTCGCACGGCGCTTCACGCAGGTCTCGCAGGTGTTCCTGAACATCGCCTATCCCGTGGCGCCGGCGCAGCCCGATGCGCTGCCCCAGCAGCGCTGGCGCCTGGTGGCGGCGCTGGCCGCCAACCTCTTCGGCAGTGGCATGTCCTCGCCCCTGGTCGACACCATCCGGGAGCAACTCGGCCTGGCCTACACCGCCAATGCCTCGATCGACAAGGGCGACGTCTGGGGCAACTTCGTCGTGCATGCGGTGACCACGCCCGATAAGCTGGATGCGCTGGTCGCGGCCACGGGCGAGCTGCTGCGTGCGCAGGCGGCCGCCATCGACCCCGTGCACCTGGAGCGGGCCAGGAACCAACTGACCGTGTCGCGCGTGCGTGCCGCGGAACGCCCCTACGCCACGATGGAGCAGGCCGTGGAAGAGCTGCTGGCCAGCGACAACGTGCTGCCCATGGCCGATGCGCTGGCCATGATCGAGGACATCAACGCCGACGAAGTGCGCGCCGTCTTCGAACGCATGCTGGCCCATGCGCCCGCGCTGGCGATCACGGGCAAGGGGGCGAGTGCCAAGCGTGCGCGGCAACTGGCGGTGAGCTTGGCGCAAGCCCAAGGAGCCTGA
- a CDS encoding helix-turn-helix domain-containing protein, whose amino-acid sequence MTQGKRISTDIGEDALQSIRVLGAAAKAARLAAGEGQAAAAARLGVHVQTIGRIEAGEPGVSVGHLVGLLALYGVGVLPQQAS is encoded by the coding sequence ATGACCCAAGGCAAGCGCATTTCCACAGACATCGGCGAGGACGCCTTGCAAAGCATCCGTGTCCTGGGCGCGGCAGCCAAGGCAGCACGCCTGGCCGCTGGTGAGGGCCAGGCCGCCGCGGCCGCGCGCCTGGGCGTGCACGTGCAGACCATTGGCCGCATCGAAGCGGGCGAGCCCGGCGTCTCCGTCGGCCACCTGGTCGGCCTGCTGGCGCTCTACGGCGTCGGCGTCCTGCCGCAGCAAGCCAGCTGA
- a CDS encoding helix-turn-helix domain-containing protein codes for MGLSQVEFAERCGFYQTYLSRVERGLANPTINALEVIAKTLNLTFFELIERVAQMQTDEG; via the coding sequence ATGGGGTTGAGTCAGGTCGAGTTCGCAGAACGGTGCGGCTTCTATCAGACCTATCTCAGCCGAGTGGAGCGTGGCCTTGCGAACCCCACCATCAATGCCTTGGAAGTCATTGCCAAGACGCTGAATCTGACGTTCTTTGAGTTGATTGAGCGGGTTGCACAGATGCAGACCGACGAAGGCTGA